TTATCAATGGATAATTATGATTCTTCGATATCTAACAGTTTTGACATTTCAATTGAATCAAATGAAGATAATTCTtcattatctaatttttctaaCGAATTAAGcgattttgataataaaatttcggtacaaaatgaacaaaattttagtttacaaGAAGATTTGCAAATCTTAATTTCAGAATGTTGTATTCCTCAAGGCACTGTAGACAAACTTCTTTTAATTCTGCGGAAACATGGTCATGATAATTTACCTCAAACGTGTAGAACTTTAATGAAAACACCACGTAATACTTCCCAAAATATATCTTCTGTTAGTGGTGGAAGATACGTTCATTTTGGATTGGCTTCGGGAATAAATCgttcaatatcaaaatattgtagAACCATGCCTCgtgaagtaaaaataaatattaatatcgatGGTTTACCATTGAGTAAAAGTTCAAGTAGCCAATTTTGGCCTATTCTTGCATCAATTGAAATTAAAGATCTTTATACGGAGCCTTTTGCTGTTGGTATGTTTCACGGAATGTCAAAACCGAATAACGTGAATgattttcttcgttttttcGTTAATGAAGCACAAATTGTTTTGCAAGAAGGTGTGTTatcagataataaatatttccattgTAAAGTTGTATTGAATGCAATATTATGCGATGCTCCCGCAAAATCAATGATTACCTGTACAAAAGGTCACACAGGTTATTCTTCATGTTCGAAATGCTTACAAGAAGgtgattttatatgtaatcgAATTGTGTTTCCAGAAATTAATTCTACTTTAAGAACAAACGAATCATTTCGTAATCGTAGTCAAGAGGAGCATCATGTAGGTAATTCAATTCTAGAAAATCTTCCTATAGATATGATTTCACAAATTCCTCTAGATTACATGCATCTTTTTTGCTTAGGTTCGAGacgtttattacaattttatatcagaGGTAAGAAAGGTGTAAGATTATCTAGTGCTACAATTGATTCAATTGACAAACATCTACTTGACACaaggaaatttataattaaagaatttgcAAGAATTCCAAGAAGCTTATTATATGTTGACAGTTGGAAAGCTACGGAAGTTTGCCTTTTTATGCTTTATTTAGGTTTAGTTTTGTTAAAGCCATTTTTGTCTgaagattattataatcatttctTATCACTAAGTATAGCTATTCGTATACTTGCAGATCCTGAAAGATGTTTAGTTCTTAACGATTTCGCACATTCTTTAATAACCTGGTTTATTTCACAATACGGAAATATGTTTGGATTCGAGTATCTTTCACACAATGTGCATAACTTAGAACATCTTGCAAATGATGTAAAAACTCTTGGATGTTTAGACGCCTTTAGTTgctttaaatttgaaaattatatgcaaaaaattaaaaagcggATAAAAAATTGTGGCAAACCATTAGAGGAATATTCCAATcgaatttttgaattaaaccGACTTCCAcctgaaaaatgttttttaaagtcATATcctattattcattttaaaaaagcagtTCAAGGCAGTAATGATATCGCTCATTTAGAATTTAATGGCTTTactatttttacaaagaaaaaagaaaattgttgtTTACTGAATGATAATTCATTAGtttttgttttagaaataattttggataGTATAAATGATGTTCCATACATAAGTGTAAAGCGAATTTTACTTACGAAACCATTTTTTAACACTCCATGTGATTCTAAGGAACTATTGGGTATACAAACTTTTACGGAAACAAGTCCCTTTATCATTGAAAAATTGCCGgcaatacatataaaaacaaaatgtttgaaaCTAAAGCATCTCGAGTTGCAAGACACATTTGTTATTATTCCGCTTTTGCATGCACGCAcataattattagtattactTTGATTTTTGTTATCTTCCGatgattttgttttttctaacGGGTTTAATTACCAAATTACAGACAATATTTTAGTATGCTTTTTAAAGAATGATCTGACAATATTgcagatttttttaagattactgATTTTGTGTTTGATTGATGTGTACGTTTTACTGAGGTTTCAAAAGTTGAGTGAATGTTATGGATATTTGTAGCTTACATTATTAATGGGATTATAAGTACTTGTTTTTGtttctatatttctttaatttctatttcttataaaataatctatcaagtttcataatattaattatttcttttttgatgaagatagtttaaaaaagttgtattattaattatttcatagtaTTTTCCTTTGAATTACtctgaatttttaaagtttacttCTAACTCCATAAAACAGttgtaaatttgtattatcaaAAGTTCATTTTATGTGAGGacatttatacaaattctATATTGTGCTAACAATAAGTCATTGCTATATACtgtgtatttgtataataaatatttttttcagaaaaaatgtcagaaaaaaatttgtacgcagttgtacaatttttaagtgATGAAACCTTCTCAGAGGTTCCAACAAATTGGATTGACCAAGATGACAAAactaataactttatttgttGGTGGcctaatactaaaaatattagttcGCTGATTGAAAATCGAACTGAACCGGATATAAAATCATGGTCAATGTTTGACATTGCGGTGattaaatattgttgtaagttattgtataataattgtataaaaatatttttgttattctaatatttttattattttgattatttttttgtaacgttaaatgcatattatttatattacatattaattaaagggTATCagatgaaaattaattcatccgaagtaatttcaataataaaacaattttaagttTCAAAAGACATCAGATATTTTAGGAAgctattagaaaaattagtaCATAATTTAACGAATATCGGAATGCAACCTTATAGTGTCTACTTATTGTTCTCCTCCGCAAGCACATGAATTATGATCGTTTTTTCACACGGTACATTTTTCAGCTTTATTTGCAATGAATGTTCTTGATGAAAACAGATAAGAATTATGAAAGTTCTTTGAAAAATGTCACAAGATAGTATAATCAGATTAATCTCAACAAAAATTGGACCTTAAGATCTCGTTTTTCACCTGTTATACCTTCTAATTATTAAcctaacattttattatgagTACTATACTGTTGTtgcaaatgttattattataattattatttgggTAGCGTCACTTACATCTGCACGAAGGTCAGCTGCAGATTCTCACTATGTTACGACTGACGATGAAAAATTTGGCCGAGGACAAAGGAAGaagaataaacatatttttgacGAGACAGAGAATTGACATGAGGAAAACGCTGACGACGATTTGGATGTTGAAGAAgggaataataaagaaaatgacaTGTAtagtaatgataaaaaaaggaaattaacTAAACACTTGAAACAGAGTAAGttctatataattactttgaaTTTTAAGTGTATATACGGGTCTCATTTTAATTGTGTTCCTCGATTAACATCGCAGAAAGTGATCGAATGAAAAAACGTTTTAGGGTTTGAAGAGGgacaaataatgataaaattaatttttaaaaaactcaattttttaaggttattGGAAGGTCATCGCCATTTCTTTAAggaatcataatttttttacataatatgatTTCTCGAATTATTCtgcataaaagtattaaggTAGAAATgtcgaaaaattaatagtttacgagatattttattctttattctaGCATTTTtcgacataaaatataaaataaactcgtaaactattaattttttgatatttctaCCTTAATACTTTCATGCATGTCAGAGGagttatattatgtaaaaaaattataattttattgaaaaaaatggcgatgacaattttaaaaaattgagtttttttaaattaatcttttttcaaaCCCTACAACTTTTgcctgaaacattttttcatccAATCACTTTCTGCAGTATTAATCAAGGTGAACAATTAAAATGGGACACTCTATATAATATgctgaatatttgaaatgctttttgtaatttacttATAGGTATTAATCGTCCTACTTTAAATCCTATGCCGATATATGATcctgaaaaaatagaaaacttacGCCAATCTATTACCTGCAGCACCGAAAAAAATCTACATTCTTCTacttctaaaaattttgaaattgaacCTTTACCATCATGTTCAAGTATGTTTATACCATACAATTTgatttgcataaatatataaatatattaaaataagcgaTTGTAATCTACAGAAATCAACAAATGTAGTGCTAAAGAAAGAACAGTTAAGGAAACTGTAGGTTCTGATAAGTCGTCACCATCTGTTACTCTGGATCTTGAAAGTATACCTATTTTAGAGATTCCATCAATAAAAGATGTTAGTAATACTCTCGAACGGATAGAAagtaaattatgataaattattatatttattttatatgtatagtttATGTTTTTAGAGGAAAAAGGGGTAATATGGAACTCCacttagttttttaataatttcttgtaaattataagctcaatatttttattcttggtGTGCTTAGATTTTTTACTCTATTGGTAACGTTTAATTCATGATTCTCCACTTACAAAAAAGCTGCTTAAAGATTATCGCAAAGTGAGCAAATAGGCGGGTTCCATATTACCTCCTTTTTCTctaatcatattttatgtgttacaaaaatgaattaaatatttagcaatGTTAACTATGCATAATGGttgcataattttacataaattgaaaatgtgTACGTACtgtatgtttctttttaattgcagTAAGCTTAGACAAAATCAGACGAGCAAATGTTACCACCAATTTTGAACTAAAAGCTATATCAAAAAGATTAGATAAATTAGAATTCCGTCAGCATAATACAGAACCTGTAGAAAACGATATGGCAATGATAATCCCATTATTGCCAATTAAAACAGTGGAATCCATAAAAGAATTTGAAGATTTAATTCTATCAAATGAAGTTGCTGCATCGCAGTTTGTAAGTCATTTTTCACTTgcaattttcaaatctatatagaaatttgattcACTGGCTTTGTTTACACCGATtgtttgatacgcgtatcaaatgcacgatgtaaactaggtctataaattaaacaattcatatattcatttttttatatagaacttttttattctttatgtaGAACTATTCTTATATTCTTTTCTGAATTTAGTAGAgctcatataaataaatagtgtGTTGTCTTTATAGTAcgctatttttataaacttattcttaattttagaaaaaattactcttAAAAGTTGGAGGCAACACTCCACGAATTAATATTCATCGTGCTTTAGAACGAACAATTACTAATATGTGCGCTGTAAATTGTTCCTGGAGAGGCATTcgatcaaattataaaatatgcaacttaacatttattaagattatacGTGGTAagtacttatttattataacaattcttaaattctgtatttttaaattacaaatatacttttttattattagctattaattatttaactttagttAATTACACTTATTTTCAAGTTCTTAATTTGTCACTCTCTGGTCCACTGAGACCGCTCGACTTTGTCGcattgtcatttttattttaattaatatttgtaatcttGTAATGTAGAAATTGTAAACAGAGtctaaataatatgtttatgataatattagaCTATGAAAGTTATTTGGGTTTAAACTGAACTTATAAGAAAACTAGAAATTTATGAcataaaaagtagaaaatcGAAAAATGTTGAACAGTCCACTGAACCGAAGGCGACGAACTAAAGTTAAAATGATTCCGCTTTCATAAACATGCACAgacattaatattgttaattaaattttaatttattttgcagatGTCATATGTTCTGTACATTCAGGTTTAACTGAAGCTGAATTTGATGTAACCTCTGCGGAATGGTTTAGGTTTGCTAAACAACGAGCAGCGCgagaagaaaagaggaaagatctatagattttaatttgcttAAACAGCTTtgatttatatagttataagtttatgtgttacatatttttttaaaaaaaatatataagttatcGGTCCACGAAgcctctttttttaaatttgatttaaagcGAGCATTTTTATCCaagtttaattgaattaaatatttttgttccataaatatttttaattattgtttttgtttcatAAACTTTATGTATGTTTTTGTACGCATATTGAGGCGTATAAATAAGATTATCCGGGCTGTGCAGATTTTGCAATAACAATAAtggttaaaattaaagtattc
This genomic stretch from Monomorium pharaonis isolate MP-MQ-018 chromosome 4, ASM1337386v2, whole genome shotgun sequence harbors:
- the LOC118645413 gene encoding uncharacterized protein LOC118645413, producing MYSNDKKRKLTKHLKQSINRPTLNPMPIYDPEKIENLRQSITCSTEKNLHSSTSKNFEIEPLPSCSKINKCSAKERTVKETVGSDKSSPSVTLDLESIPILEIPSIKDVSNTLERIEISLDKIRRANVTTNFELKAISKRLDKLEFRQHNTEPVENDMAMIIPLLPIKTVESIKEFEDLILSNEVAASQFKKLLLKVGGNTPRINIHRALERTITNMCAVNCSWRGIRSNYKICNLTFIKIIRDVICSVHSGLTEAEFDVTSAEWFRFAKQRAAREEKRKDL